Within the Deinococcus carri genome, the region TTGCTCGACCGGCAGGCGGATATTCAGGGTGTGGATCACCGCGCCCATGCTGGAGACTCCCAGGTACGCCTCGAGGTGAGAGGAGCTGTTGACGGCCAGGGTCGCCACCCGGTCGCCCTGGGCCACGCCAGCGTCTTTCAGCGCCCCGGCGAGCTGGCCCGCACGCGCGGCGGCCTCCCCCAGGGTGGAGCGGTGCGTCCCGGGAACCGGCTGCCCGGCCTCGTTCTTCCCGGCGATCAGCAGGGACGTGACGGGCCGCTCCGGATGCAGGTGCAGGCAACGGTCGATCAGCGTCCGGGTGGTGAGCGGAACGTCCATCATGGTCGGGAACCTCCGGGGGAAAGGGGGCGGGGCACGTTGACCGGGTTGTCAAAGGGGGCAAGGCCCAGCTTATCGCCCGGCCCCGGGGGGAGAGAAGCCCTACTCGCCCAGCCCCGCGTACTGCCCCTCCTGGAGGTCGGTGCCCTTCAGGAGGCCGGCGGGCGGCTCGAAGCGGGAGCCGTGCCGGGCGGCGAGTTCCCTGGCCCGCTGAACGAACTGCTCGCGCCCCACGAATTCGATGAACTGGTGCGCGCCGCCCGTCCAGACCGGGAAGCCCAGGCCCAGGATGCTGCCGACGTTCAGGTCGCGGCCCTCGGTCAGCACCCCCGTCTCCGCGACATGCGCCGCGTCCACCGCCTGCGCGTACAGCAGGCGGTCGCGCAGCTCCTGCAGGTCGTACTCGCCGCGCCCCTGCTGGGGGGAGAGGTCCTTCAGGCCGCTCCAGAGGCGCTTGGGCTGGCCCTCCGGGTAGTCGTAGAAGCCCTTGCCGGCGCTGCGCCCGGTGCGGCCCAGGTCCACCATGCGCTCCAGCACGGCCAGGCCGGGGTGGCGTTCTTTGGGTTCTGCGCCCGCCTTCTTCGCGGAGGCCTCCACGTGCAGCGGCAGGGTCAGCGTCACCTCGTCGAGCACCGCGAGCGGCCCCACCGGCATCCCGGCTTGCAGCGCGGCGTTCTCGATCACGGCGGCGGGGATGCCCTCGGCGAGCATCGCGGCCCCCTCGTTCACGTACTGCCCGAAGACCCGGCTGGTGTAAAAACCGCGCGAGTCGTTGACCACGATGGGCACCTTGCCGATCTGCGCCGCGAAGTCGAGGGCGTGGGCCACCGACTCGTCGCTGGTCTCCCTGCCCCGGATAATCTCGACGAGCTGCATCCGGTCCACCGGGCTGAAGAAGTGCAGGCCGATGAAGCGGGCGGGGTTCTGGCTGGCCTGCGCCAGGTCGGTGATAGGGATGGTGCTGGTGTTCGAGGCGTACAGGCCGCCCTCGCGGAGCATCGGCTCGGCCTTCCGCGTCACGTCGGCCTTGATGTCGGGGTCCTCGAAGACCGCCTCGATGATCAGGTCGCAGCCTTCCAGGTCTTCAAAACGGGTCGTCGGCTGGATGCGCCCCAGGGTCTCGGCCCGGCGCTCCTCGCTGACCTTGCCGCGCTTCAGGCCCTTGTCGAGCAGCCCCTCGCTGTACGCCTTGCCCTTCTCGGCTTTGGATTGCTCGGTGTCGAGCAGCACCACGTCGATGCCCTTCGTCGCGGCGGCGTAGGCGATGCCTGCACCCATCATTCCCGCGCCGAGGATGCCGAGCTTCTGCACCCGGAACTTCGGCACGTCCTTCGGGCGGCCCGCACCCGCCTTGATCTCGTTCATGCCCAGAAACAGGGTGCCGATCATGTTGCGGCTGACCGGGTGCAGCACCAGCCGCGTGAGGTAGCGCGACTCGATGCGGCTGGCGGTGTCGAAATCCACCTGTGCGCCCTCGACGGCGGCGCTCAGCACTGCTTCGGGGGCGGGCAGGGTGCCCTTTGTCCGGGCGAGCAGCATGGCGGGCGCGGCGATCTGGAGTTGCGCCAGCGCGGGCGTGTAGGGCTTGCCGCCGGGAATCTTGTATCCCTTCTGGTCCCAGGGCTTGACGGGTACGGGGTTCGCCTCTATCCAGGCGAGGGCCTGCCGCGTGGCGGCTTCGGCATCCGGCGCGAGTTCCGCGAGGCCAAGCTCCGCGAGTTCGGCGGGCCGCATCAGCTTGCCTTCCAGCAGGAAGGGCAGCGCCGCCTGCACGCCCAGGTGCCGGACCATGCGGGTCACGCCGCCCCCGCCGGGCAGCAGGCCCAGGGTGACTTCCGGCATCCCGAGCTGCGTCTTCGGGTGGTCCACCACGACGCGGTGGTGGCAGGCGAGGGCCACCTCGAACCCGCCGCCCAGGGCGCTGCCCTCGATCACGGCCACGACGGGTTTGCCCAGCTTCTCGATGCGCCGCAGCTCGGCCTTGGTGCCCTCGATCAGGTCGAAGAGGGCCTGGGGGTCGCTGCGGTCCATGCCCAGGAACATCTTGAGGTCGGCCCCGGCGAAGAAGGTGGGCTTGGCCGAGCGCAGGATCACGCCCGCGATGTCATCCTTTTCCCCCTCCAGCCGGTCCAGTGTCTCGCGGAAGCTGGGGATGAAGTCCGCGTCCATCAGGTTCACGGCACCCGGCCAGTTCATCGTGAGGGTGACGAGTTTCCCCTCGCGCGCGTACTCGATGGGGTTGCTCATGCGCCCGCTCCTTCCACGAAGCCGTCCACCCGCTCGACGATCACCGCATTGCCCATGCCGCCGCCCACGCAGAGGGTGCACAGGCCGTACCGCTCGCCCCGGCGTTCCAGCTCGTCGAGGACCGTGCCCAGGATGACGGCCCCGGTCGCGCCCAGCGGGTGCCCCAGCGCGATGGAGCCGCCGTTCACGTTGACCTTCTCGTGCGGCACGTTCAGCTCGCGCATGAACTGCATGGGCACCACCGCGAACGCTTCGTTCACCTCGAAAAGGTCGATGTCTTCGGGCGTCAGGCCCGCCGCGTCCAGCGCCTTGCGGCTGGCGGGGACCGGGCCGGTCAGCATGATGGTCGGCTCGGTGCCGACGCGCCCCACGCTGACGATGCGGGCGCGGGGCGTCAGGCCCTGCCGCTCCCCCGCCTCCCGCGAGCCGAGCAGCACCAGCGCCGCGCCGTCCACGATGCCGCTGGAGTTCCCGGCGGTGTGGACGTGGTTGATGTGCTCGACCTCGGGGTACTTGAGCTGCGCCACCGCGTCGAAGCCGAGCTTGCCCTGGTCCGCGAAGGAAGGCTTGAGCTGCGAGAGGCTCTCGGCGGTCGTCTCGGGCCGCAGGAACTCGTCCCGCGCGAGGATGGTCAGACCGTTCATGTCCCCCACGGGCACCACGCTCCGGCAGAAGTGCCCGGCCCGCTGGGCGGCGTGGGCGCGCTTCTGGCTCTCGGCGGCGTAGGCGTCCACCTCCTCACGGGTAAAGCCCTCCAGGGTGGCGATCAGGTCGGCGCTGATGCCCTGCGGCACGAAGTGCATCTCCAGGGCGCTGGCGGGGTCGAAGGGGGCACCCATATCCGTCCCCATCGGCACGCGGCTCATGCTCTCGACGCCGCCCGCCACGATCAGGTTCTCCCAGCCGCTGCGGATGCGCCCCGCCGCCTGCTGCACGGCCTCCAGCCCCGACGAGCAGAAGCGGTTGAGCTGCACACCCGGCACGCCCTCGTCCCAGGAGGAGAGCAGCACCGCCATGCGCGCCACGTCGAAGCCCTGCTCCAGCACCGGCGTCACGCAGCCCAGCACCACGTCGTCCACCTGCGAGGTGTCGAGGTCATGGCGTGCCCGGAGTTCCTCCAGCAGCCCTACCACCAGGTTCACGGGCTTGACCTCGTGCAGCGAGCCGTTCGCCCGGCCACGGCCCCGCGGGGTGCGAATCGCGTCGTAGATGTAGACCTCTTGCATGGCAACTCCTCCGTTCTCAGGATGCAGATTTCACGGCGTGAACAGGCAGGTCGTGTTCGTGGGCCAGGCGGTTACACTCGTCCACCGTCAGGCCCCGCAGGAAGCGGTCCGGGTCCTGCCCGCCCAGCGTCCCGGCCAGCCGCCGCCCGAAGTGGGGTTCGAGCGCGGCCACCCCAGCCCAGCCGTCCCGCAGGGGATAGAGGCGGTACTGCGGCAGCGCGCCCGACAGCCACCCGCCCGGCGCGGTCAGGCCGTGGCGGACGGGGAGGGCCATCCCGGCCGCCGCCTGCTTCAGCCCCACGCGGCGGTGACGTTCGCTCCTTCCCCGCTCGCGGCCCAGCAGCAGGGCGAGGGCCGCCCGTGCGGCCTCCTGCGCCCCGGCGAGGTCCGCAATCAGGGTGGTCGGCATCTGCGGGGGGCGCACCAGGCCGACCTGCAACTGGTAGGTGAGGTCGTGGCCGGGCACCTCGGGGGCGTCCTCGTCCCCCACGATTTCCACCCAGCACAACCGGGGATTGAGCGCCGCGAGGGCGTCTGCCGTCACACCCAGCCGGGCGAGGGCCGAGGGGCGCTGGCTGGTGATCAGCAGGTCGGCGTCTTGCAGCAGTGTTCCCAGCGCCTGCTGCCCTTCAGGCAAGCGCAGGTCGAGGGTCTGCACGGTCATGCCCGTCCGCAGTTCATCGTAGAGGGCCTCGGAAGCGCTCCGCAGCATGTCCCCGGTGGGCGGCTCGACTTTGGTGACGCTCAGGCCCTCCCGGACGAGCAGGCCTGCCGCGACCGGACCGGGGATGTTGGTGGCGAGGCTGACGGCCCGGAAGCCGGAGAGCGGGCCGGAGGCGTGGGAAGCGGCCGTGCTGGAATCTGCTGGGGTCAAAGGGACTCCTGGGGAGTGAACGTCGGGCAGCGGCTTGACAGCGGGTCGGGTTTTCCTGAACATGTTGAACGTATAACATTTAAGTTCACCTGGCTAGTCCCACCCCGCCTGCGCCCGGCACCCCCGCAAGGAGACCCATGACCGTTCAGGACCAGCCCGCCCCCTTCAGCGCGCCCGAGGCCACCCCACCGCTGCTGCCGCGCACCCTGATGCAGCCCGAACACGAGGCGTTCCGGCGCACCGTCCGGCGCTTCTTTGAAACGGAGGTCGCGCCTTACACCGAGCAGTTCGAGCGTGACGGTCACATTCCGCGGCAACTCTGGAACCGCGCGGGGGAACTGGGGCTGCTGCTGACCGCCATCCCCGAGGAGTACGGCGGCATGGGCGGCGACCGCCTCTTTTCCACCGTGCTGATGGAGGAGCAGGGCCGGGTCCTCGCCAGCGCCACCGGCTTCATGCTGCACTCGGACATCGTGGCCCCGTACATCCTCCACTACGGCACCGAGGAGCAGAAGCGCCGCTACCTGCCCGGGATGGCGACGGGGGAGCGGGTCGGGGCCATCGCCATGACCGAGCCGGGCGCGGGGTCGGACCTCCAGGGCATCAAGACCCGCGCGGAGGACAAAGGCGACCATTACCTCCTGAGCGGCTCCAAGATCTTCATCACCAACGGGTATCTGGCCGACCTCGTGATCGTGGTTGCCAGGACCGGGAACACGGGCAAGGGCAGCCGCGACCTCAGCCTGCTGCTCGTCGAAACGAACTCGGAGGGCTTTTCCAAGGGCAAGCCACTCAAGAAGATGGGCATGAAGGGCCAGGACACCTGCGAGCTGTTCTTCAGCGACGTGCGGGTGCCCAAGGAGAACCTGCTGGGGCAGGAAGGCCAGGGCTTCAGGATGCTGATGCAGGAGCTGCCCTGGGAGCGCCTGATTATCGCCATCGAGGCGCAGGCCGCCGCAGAAGCCGTGTTCGACCTGACGCGCCAGTATGTCAAGGAGCGTCAGGCGTTCGGGCAGGCCGTGATGGACTTTCAGGTGACGCGGCACAAGCTCGCCGAACTCCAGACCGAGATCAGCCTGGGCCGCACCTACGTGGACGAATGCACCCGCGCGATGCTCGGCGGCAAACTCACCCCGCAGGCCGCCTCCGCCGCGAAATACTGGGTGTCGGAGATGTGCAGCCGCGTGATGGACGCCTGCGTGCAGCTTCACGGCGGCTACGGCTACATGTGGGAGTACCCGGTGGCGCGCGCCTTCGTGGACAACCGCGCCCACCGCATCTACGGCGGCACCAACGAGATCATGAAGGAACTGATCTCGCGCGCGCTGTGATAAGGGTTCCGCGCCGTGGAGGACCATGCGGTGTTGTCCCGGATGGTCCGGAGTGAAGCGGAATTCGTCTGAGGGACGGGCGGCGACTGGAATGATAGAAATGCCCCCGATGATCTCCCCCGCCCCACGCCGCACCCAGGCCGAACGCAGCGAGGCCATGCGCGAGAAGCTGATCGGCGCGACGCTGGACTGCCTGGTCACCGAGGGGTATGTCGGGCTGACCATCGGCAAGATCGTGGAGCGGGCGGAGGTGTCGCGCGGTGCCCCGCTGCACCACTTCAGCACCAAGGCGGCCCTGATCGAGGCCGCCGCTGGGGAGGTGGTGCGCCGCGTCTCCCGCAAGCTCGCCCTGGCCTTCGAGCGCAGCAAAAACGCCCCCGACCCCCTGGAAGCCTTTGCCCTCGCCGCCTGGCGCGACATCTTCACGGCGCAGGAGGGCGTGCTGCTGTCGGAACTCACCTACGCCAGCCGCCGCGAACCGGAACTGGGGGCCATCGTGCGGCGGTTGTGGACGCGCATGTACCGCGTGATGAGCCGCGTGGCGGTGCGCTATGTCCACAGCCAGGACCCCACTGTTCCGCCGGGCCGCGTGATCTTCCTGACGCAGTGGCTGATGCGCGGCATGGCGCAGGATTTCCCCCTGGGTGCTCCCCCCGAACTGTTCGAGGCGTACCTGAAGCTGTGGCGGCGGGTGCTGGGCAGCGCCATCCAGAGCTGAGACGGACTCCGATGGAATCGTTGACGAAGTGATTCCATCCGAGCAGAGCGAGTGGGAGAAAAACGGGTTCCGGGCGTGGAGTTGACCCATCGGCTCTGTTCCGATGGGTCAACGGAACAGACGGAATCCGTAGGAGGAGCTGAGCCGCGGCCTGACGTCGCCGCACCGGCCCCTGTCCGGGTCGGCGAGCGGACGCTCAGAGCGCTCACGGCTTCTCCCACTCCACCACCCGCCGTCCCTGACGGTAGGTGTAGAACTGCCCCATCAGCAGAAACACGTTCATGATGGCCGCCGACAGGATGCGTTCGCACACCCCGTAGAACTTGCCGAGGGCCGAGTGCGGCGCGTCCGGGTTGAGCAGCAGCACCACCCCCAGCGTGAGCACCACCACCACCGAGGTGATGTTTACCGAGTAGACGTGCTCGCGGTAAAAGCCCTGCCACAGCCGGTGCCGCAGGGGCAGGACGCGGCCAGTGGTGAGGTCGGTGCGCTCGCCGTGCACGTCCAGCAGCACGAAGCAGCGGGTGTGCGGCGTGATCACGAACTGCTCGTGCACGTCCAGCAGGCGGCGCAGGAACCACTCGCTGGTGCTCTGGATGTCGGTCAGGTAGCGCCCGAAGATGCGGAGGCTGACCTCGTTCGCCTCCGGATGAATGCTGATCAGGCACTCGTTGGGGCTGGGGCGGTCCACGTCCTCGAACAGAAAGAGTTGCCCCGACAGCACCCGCGCCCGCAACTCCGGGTTCAGGCGTTCCACGACGGCCTGCATCCGCTCAGTGAACTCTCCCGTTTCCGTGCGGTGCGGCAGGAACGTCAGCGTGGGCAGCAACTCGCGCCAGAACGCCTCGGTCTGGACCAGCCGCAGGTTCCGCGCGTGCACGGTGGTCATGGAGCGCAGGAAGGTGGGAACAGGCGCGGTCATTCAGTCGCCGTCCAGCACGCCCTGACTCACCTGCCGGAGTTCAACCCCGTCTCCGGCCCGCAAGAAGATCAGCGCGGAGGAGTAATCGTCGTCGGGCCACTGCTTTCCGGCGGCGGGGATTTCGCTCACGCCCAGCGCCTCCGCCAGGGCCGCCACCATCGGCGGGATGTTGTGGTGTTCCCAGCAGACCAGCACGTCCTGACCGGCGTCGCGCCGTCGCCAGCGCCGCCCCCTCCGTCTTCAGCAGCGGCGCGTGAATGTCCAGCCCTAGCTTGCGCGAGAGCGGCGTGATCGTCTCGCGCGGGCGGTGGTGCTGGCCCTCAGGGTCGCCGTGGTAGCCGCAGGTGTACAGAACGGTGGGCCGCGTGAACGGCGCGCGCACCTGTTCCGCGCCCAGCAGCGCCGTCAGCGCCCCGGCCCGCTGCCAGCCCCGCGGCGTCAGGGAATCGGACCGCGCCTCGCCGCGCTCATTGACGCCGTTGGCGGAATCTTTCGCGCCGGTGGGCTTCTCGCCGTGCCGGATGACGGTGATGGTCTGGGGAAAGGAAGTCACGTCTTTATTGTGCTGGTTGCCGGAGCCGCGCTCCGTTTCGCTCCAGGCTCAGCATCCGGTTAAGCTCTTCCCATGTCCTCTCCCTGCGTTCAGGACGTGGCCGCCCGGCGGTCGGGCTTCAGCCGTCGCCACATTCGAGGCATGAGTGCCCGGTTTCCCGGAAAAGGGGTGGTCAGGCGAACGTTCAGGGACGCTCCGGGGGCCGTGCCGTCACTGTCTCTGTTGCAGGCGGTTTTCCACTCGCCGTTCTGCGTGAGGTTCGCCCGCCATCGGCGCGTGCGGCCGGGGGGTGGGCGGTGAGTTCGGCCCCCGAAACCGACCGCTTCCTGCGCGGCTCGCACGGCGCGGTCGCCTGGGTGGCCGACCGTCCGGCGCTGCTGTACCTGCTCGCGCTGGCCGTGTCGGGGCTGCTGGTGCTGTTCGGGGGCTTCCCGCTGATGTTGGGCTTCGTGCGGACATCCCTGGAGGCGGTGCCGGGGGTGGCCTTCGCGGTGTTCGGGGCGGTCATCACCGCGCTGTCCATCCTCATCACGCTCAAGTCCACGCCGTTTTTCCGCCGTCT harbors:
- a CDS encoding 3-hydroxyacyl-CoA dehydrogenase NAD-binding domain-containing protein codes for the protein MSNPIEYAREGKLVTLTMNWPGAVNLMDADFIPSFRETLDRLEGEKDDIAGVILRSAKPTFFAGADLKMFLGMDRSDPQALFDLIEGTKAELRRIEKLGKPVVAVIEGSALGGGFEVALACHHRVVVDHPKTQLGMPEVTLGLLPGGGGVTRMVRHLGVQAALPFLLEGKLMRPAELAELGLAELAPDAEAATRQALAWIEANPVPVKPWDQKGYKIPGGKPYTPALAQLQIAAPAMLLARTKGTLPAPEAVLSAAVEGAQVDFDTASRIESRYLTRLVLHPVSRNMIGTLFLGMNEIKAGAGRPKDVPKFRVQKLGILGAGMMGAGIAYAAATKGIDVVLLDTEQSKAEKGKAYSEGLLDKGLKRGKVSEERRAETLGRIQPTTRFEDLEGCDLIIEAVFEDPDIKADVTRKAEPMLREGGLYASNTSTIPITDLAQASQNPARFIGLHFFSPVDRMQLVEIIRGRETSDESVAHALDFAAQIGKVPIVVNDSRGFYTSRVFGQYVNEGAAMLAEGIPAAVIENAALQAGMPVGPLAVLDEVTLTLPLHVEASAKKAGAEPKERHPGLAVLERMVDLGRTGRSAGKGFYDYPEGQPKRLWSGLKDLSPQQGRGEYDLQELRDRLLYAQAVDAAHVAETGVLTEGRDLNVGSILGLGFPVWTGGAHQFIEFVGREQFVQRARELAARHGSRFEPPAGLLKGTDLQEGQYAGLGE
- a CDS encoding acetyl-CoA C-acetyltransferase; translation: MQEVYIYDAIRTPRGRGRANGSLHEVKPVNLVVGLLEELRARHDLDTSQVDDVVLGCVTPVLEQGFDVARMAVLLSSWDEGVPGVQLNRFCSSGLEAVQQAAGRIRSGWENLIVAGGVESMSRVPMGTDMGAPFDPASALEMHFVPQGISADLIATLEGFTREEVDAYAAESQKRAHAAQRAGHFCRSVVPVGDMNGLTILARDEFLRPETTAESLSQLKPSFADQGKLGFDAVAQLKYPEVEHINHVHTAGNSSGIVDGAALVLLGSREAGERQGLTPRARIVSVGRVGTEPTIMLTGPVPASRKALDAAGLTPEDIDLFEVNEAFAVVPMQFMRELNVPHEKVNVNGGSIALGHPLGATGAVILGTVLDELERRGERYGLCTLCVGGGMGNAVIVERVDGFVEGAGA
- a CDS encoding CoA transferase; the protein is MTPADSSTAASHASGPLSGFRAVSLATNIPGPVAAGLLVREGLSVTKVEPPTGDMLRSASEALYDELRTGMTVQTLDLRLPEGQQALGTLLQDADLLITSQRPSALARLGVTADALAALNPRLCWVEIVGDEDAPEVPGHDLTYQLQVGLVRPPQMPTTLIADLAGAQEAARAALALLLGRERGRSERHRRVGLKQAAAGMALPVRHGLTAPGGWLSGALPQYRLYPLRDGWAGVAALEPHFGRRLAGTLGGQDPDRFLRGLTVDECNRLAHEHDLPVHAVKSAS
- a CDS encoding acyl-CoA dehydrogenase family protein, whose translation is MTVQDQPAPFSAPEATPPLLPRTLMQPEHEAFRRTVRRFFETEVAPYTEQFERDGHIPRQLWNRAGELGLLLTAIPEEYGGMGGDRLFSTVLMEEQGRVLASATGFMLHSDIVAPYILHYGTEEQKRRYLPGMATGERVGAIAMTEPGAGSDLQGIKTRAEDKGDHYLLSGSKIFITNGYLADLVIVVARTGNTGKGSRDLSLLLVETNSEGFSKGKPLKKMGMKGQDTCELFFSDVRVPKENLLGQEGQGFRMLMQELPWERLIIAIEAQAAAEAVFDLTRQYVKERQAFGQAVMDFQVTRHKLAELQTEISLGRTYVDECTRAMLGGKLTPQAASAAKYWVSEMCSRVMDACVQLHGGYGYMWEYPVARAFVDNRAHRIYGGTNEIMKELISRAL
- a CDS encoding TetR/AcrR family transcriptional regulator; this translates as MPPMISPAPRRTQAERSEAMREKLIGATLDCLVTEGYVGLTIGKIVERAEVSRGAPLHHFSTKAALIEAAAGEVVRRVSRKLALAFERSKNAPDPLEAFALAAWRDIFTAQEGVLLSELTYASRREPELGAIVRRLWTRMYRVMSRVAVRYVHSQDPTVPPGRVIFLTQWLMRGMAQDFPLGAPPELFEAYLKLWRRVLGSAIQS